CAGCGGCCAAAATTGCCACACTTTCGCTTAAAATGCCCAAGGGCCAAACGTACGGGGGTGATGGGCGGGCTGCTGCGCACCCGCCTCCAACCCGAGCTCGCCTTTAGCCACCCTTAAAAGCGGCCGGGCAAGCCGGCCCCTTCTCGGCAGTTGGCGGGAGCCTCCGTCATGCCCCGTATTTGGATGCTGGCCTTGTGCAAGCTCAAGCCAGAGGGCAACCGGCGTTCCCCCACCCCGCGATGCACCCGGTCCGAAGAACGATTCGACGCGGCCCGGCCCACCGCCGCCTCAGATTGCCGATGACCCGGGCGCATGCGCCCCGTGGATCGAAGCCCCGGTTTTGTGCTACAGGTAAAGCCGCCATGTTGAAAACGCCGCCAAGCGCCCCCGTGCTTCAGCGCTTCCGCGCCGCCGTCGCTCAAACCTACGGCGCCCGGCTGGAGCGCATGGTTTTGTTCGGCTCGCGCGCGCGCGGGGATGCGCCGCCGGACTCCGATTACGATGTCGCGGTCTTTCTGCGCGGCATCAATGACCTTAATGCCCGCTGGACCGAGATGGACCGGCTTGCCGATATCAGCACCGCCTTGCTTGAGGAAACCGGCGCATTTGTTCACGCCATGGCTTACCGGGCCGGTTCCTATAACGAGCGCACTCCGCTCATGCACGAAATCCGCGCCGAAGGCATTGACTTGTGAAGCCGGAGAGCGCGGCCTATTTGAACAAAGCTCGCCAGTTCCTTGGCAAAGCCCAAACGTTGTTTGATGAGCTTTATTGGCCCGACGAAGCCGGCCGCGCGGCGTACCTTGCCGCGTTGCACGCGGCGCAAGCTTTGATCTTTGAGACGACCGGCAAAGTGATTAAGCGGCACAGCGGCGTCCACAGCAAGTTCTCGGAGCTTGTTCGGGCCGAGCCGCGCGTGGACGACGAGCTACGCGCCTTTCTTGGCCGCGCTTACAACCTGAAAGCGGTCGCCGATTACGAAGCCGGTCCCGGCGCGCAGGTGTCCCCCGAGAAGGCGCGGGCGGCGATCGCCACGGCGCGGCGGTTCGTCGAATGCGTCACGAGCCTCATCAACGTTCGCTAAAGGACGAGGGGTACGGCACGTCTGCACCCGCCAGTTAGTCATGCATCACCGCCGGTTCGATCATCTCCCATAACTTCTCGGTGAGTCCCTCATGTTTCCTGACTTGTCTGACGCCGATGCGTGTAGACCTTCTCCATGGATGATATCCTGGGGTGCCTTCAACGCCCCAGCGGATGCAGTGAAACCAGAAGGGCGAAATCCTAAACCCGAAGGACCAAACAAGGGCGTCGCTGACGGGCGCGGGCGGGGTCGCCGAGCCGAAGGGATCAAGCCCCACGTGGCCCCCATCACCGGCCGCAAGGTGGCCGGCTTGGACGGGCGCACCACCCGCAGCAA
This genomic stretch from Verrucomicrobiota bacterium harbors:
- a CDS encoding HEPN domain-containing protein gives rise to the protein MKPESAAYLNKARQFLGKAQTLFDELYWPDEAGRAAYLAALHAAQALIFETTGKVIKRHSGVHSKFSELVRAEPRVDDELRAFLGRAYNLKAVADYEAGPGAQVSPEKARAAIATARRFVECVTSLINVR
- a CDS encoding nucleotidyltransferase domain-containing protein — encoded protein: MLKTPPSAPVLQRFRAAVAQTYGARLERMVLFGSRARGDAPPDSDYDVAVFLRGINDLNARWTEMDRLADISTALLEETGAFVHAMAYRAGSYNERTPLMHEIRAEGIDL